From the Patescibacteria group bacterium genome, one window contains:
- the secA gene encoding preprotein translocase subunit SecA has protein sequence MSIIDKIFGDPNEKVVKALRPIVEQINSLEKKYQAMSDEELRAQTGEFRKRLGVEETSPQPSPSKGEGGLDAILPEAFAVVREAAKRVLGQRHYDAQLMGGMVLHRGQIAEMRTGEGKTLVATLPAYLNALTKKGVHVITVNDYLAKRDAEWMGRIHSFLGLSVGCITHETAYVYSSEENYENAKADESKLKLVPRKQAYACDIIYGTNNEYGFDYLRDNMAPDLNSMVQRGLNYAIVDEVDSILIDEARTPLIISAPAEESTEKYYKFAQLVELLTENEDYNVDEKMRAATLSEAGIARMEKLLGVENIYAAGGMSDVHHIEQALKARVLFKRDRDYVIKDGEVIIVDEFTGRLMHGRRYSEGLHQAIEAKEKVDIQRESQTLATVTFQNYFRMYAKLSGMTGTAVTEAEEFSKIYNLETVVIPTNRPMVRKDLNDLIYATEIGKFKAVVEEVKRRHALGQPVLVGTISIEKNEILGEMLEREGVIPQILNAKHHEKEAQIIARAGEFGGVTIATNMAGRGVDIILGGNPVDLEEQKKVIQAGGLHIIGTERHESRRIDNQLRGRAGRQGDPGSSQFYVSMEDDLMRIFGGDRMKSLMKTLKVPEDMPIENGMVSRSIESAQMKVEGNNFDIRKHLVEYDDVINKHRETIYRKRREILELAEASTVIASASEAISRTPSEQENASVSTVSGDENKTLSSIILEMVENEIEQAVIFHTAADSARDWNVQEIYQVTSTIFNVEPKLKEDLAALIQDGDKLDKVKVRTKIIEHLAGLAKSNYEKISKLAAEASVNWPQVEKSVLIRSMDMLWIEHLEAMDHMRHGIGLRGYGQRDPLVEYKKEAYILYNELNNLTQKQVAYSIFKVADLGNFVAPTLKTRPQNYIAPAKTMDKNTGSFSAFKTGGDDKKKNETVDLVHEKVKDAEGEKIGRNDPCPCGSGKKFKKCCGK, from the coding sequence ATGAGCATAATTGATAAAATTTTCGGTGATCCGAATGAAAAAGTCGTGAAGGCTCTGCGGCCGATTGTTGAGCAGATTAATAGCCTGGAAAAAAAATATCAGGCCATGAGCGATGAAGAGTTGCGAGCGCAGACAGGGGAGTTTAGAAAAAGGCTGGGTGTGGAAGAAACCTCACCCCAACCCTCTCCTTCTAAAGGAGAGGGAGGTCTTGACGCAATTTTACCCGAAGCTTTCGCCGTGGTGCGCGAGGCGGCTAAAAGAGTTTTAGGCCAGCGCCATTATGACGCCCAGCTTATGGGCGGCATGGTGCTTCATCGCGGGCAGATCGCGGAGATGCGCACCGGAGAAGGCAAAACTTTAGTGGCGACTTTACCCGCCTATTTAAACGCTTTAACTAAAAAGGGCGTGCATGTCATCACGGTTAATGACTATCTGGCTAAGCGCGACGCCGAATGGATGGGGCGGATACACAGTTTTCTGGGATTAAGCGTGGGGTGCATAACGCATGAAACGGCGTATGTTTATTCCTCAGAGGAGAATTACGAAAATGCAAAGGCTGATGAATCTAAATTAAAACTTGTTCCGCGCAAACAGGCTTATGCCTGCGATATAATTTACGGCACGAACAATGAATACGGTTTTGATTATTTGCGCGACAACATGGCGCCGGATTTAAATTCAATGGTTCAGCGCGGCTTAAATTACGCCATCGTTGATGAAGTGGATTCAATTTTAATTGATGAAGCCAGGACGCCGTTAATTATTAGCGCGCCGGCCGAAGAATCAACCGAGAAATATTATAAATTTGCGCAACTAGTGGAGCTGTTAACAGAAAATGAAGATTATAATGTTGACGAAAAAATGCGCGCCGCCACTTTAAGCGAAGCCGGCATCGCTAGAATGGAAAAACTTCTGGGCGTGGAGAATATTTATGCGGCCGGCGGCATGTCGGACGTGCATCATATTGAACAAGCTTTAAAAGCGCGGGTTTTATTCAAGCGCGACCGCGATTATGTTATAAAAGACGGCGAAGTTATTATCGTTGATGAATTTACCGGGCGCTTAATGCACGGCCGCCGTTATTCAGAAGGTTTGCACCAAGCCATAGAAGCTAAAGAAAAAGTGGATATTCAGCGCGAATCCCAGACTTTAGCCACGGTTACTTTTCAAAATTATTTCAGGATGTACGCTAAGCTCTCGGGCATGACCGGCACGGCCGTGACCGAAGCCGAAGAATTTTCTAAAATTTATAATTTGGAAACCGTGGTTATCCCGACTAACCGGCCGATGGTCCGAAAAGATCTAAACGATTTGATTTACGCTACGGAAATCGGGAAATTTAAAGCCGTGGTTGAGGAAGTAAAAAGGCGGCACGCTCTAGGCCAGCCGGTTTTAGTCGGTACGATTTCCATAGAAAAAAATGAAATTTTAGGCGAGATGCTGGAACGCGAAGGCGTAATCCCGCAAATTTTAAACGCCAAGCATCATGAAAAAGAAGCGCAAATTATCGCGCGGGCCGGAGAATTCGGCGGAGTAACTATCGCTACTAACATGGCCGGCCGCGGCGTTGATATTATTTTAGGCGGCAATCCGGTTGATTTAGAAGAGCAGAAAAAAGTAATTCAGGCCGGCGGTTTGCATATTATCGGCACCGAACGCCATGAATCAAGGCGCATTGATAATCAGCTTAGAGGCCGCGCCGGTCGCCAGGGCGATCCCGGGTCATCGCAGTTTTACGTTTCCATGGAAGATGATTTGATGAGAATTTTCGGCGGCGACAGGATGAAAAGTTTGATGAAGACTTTAAAAGTTCCGGAAGATATGCCCATAGAAAACGGCATGGTGTCGCGCTCCATTGAATCGGCGCAAATGAAGGTAGAAGGCAATAATTTTGATATCAGAAAGCATTTGGTTGAATATGATGACGTCATAAACAAGCATCGCGAAACTATTTACAGAAAAAGAAGAGAAATTTTGGAATTGGCGGAAGCTAGTACTGTCATTGCGAGTGCTAGCGAAGCAATCTCACGAACACCATCGGAGCAAGAGAATGCTTCGGTTTCTACTGTATCTGGCGATGAAAATAAAACTTTGTCTTCCATAATTTTAGAAATGGTTGAAAACGAAATTGAGCAGGCGGTGATTTTTCATACGGCCGCGGATAGCGCTCGCGACTGGAATGTCCAGGAAATTTATCAGGTAACCTCGACTATTTTTAACGTTGAACCGAAATTAAAAGAAGATTTGGCCGCGCTGATTCAAGACGGCGATAAATTGGATAAAGTAAAAGTCAGGACAAAAATTATTGAGCATCTGGCCGGTTTGGCTAAAAGTAATTATGAAAAAATTTCCAAGCTGGCGGCTGAAGCTAGCGTTAATTGGCCGCAAGTTGAAAAGTCGGTTTTAATCAGGTCAATGGACATGCTGTGGATTGAGCATCTTGAAGCCATGGACCATATGCGGCATGGCATCGGGCTTCGCGGCTACGGCCAGCGCGATCCGCTGGTAGAATATAAAAAAGAGGCTTATATTTTATATAATGAATTAAATAATCTCACTCAAAAGCAAGTCGCTTATTCCATATTTAAAGTGGCTGATTTGGGAAATTTTGTCGCGCCGACTTTAAAAACGCGTCCGCAGAATTATATCGCGCCGGCTAAAACTATGGATAAGAATACGGGTTCGTTCTCGGCATTTAAAACCGGCGGCGATGATAAAAAGAAAAATGAAACCGTTGACCTGGTGCATGAAAAAGTAAAAGACGCGGAAGGGGAGAAGATCGGCCGTAACGACCCCTGTCCGTGCGGGAGCGGCAAGAAGTTTAAAAAGTGTTGTGGGAAATAA